A stretch of Anas acuta chromosome 3, bAnaAcu1.1, whole genome shotgun sequence DNA encodes these proteins:
- the LOC137855065 gene encoding translation initiation factor eIF2B subunit delta-like, with protein sequence MQKGRAFRVIVVDSRPRLEGRETLRRLVRKGIHCTYVMINAISYVLPEVSKVLLGAHALLANGSVMSRVGTSQIALVSKAYNVPVLVCCETYKFCERVQTDSFVSNELDDPDDLIVLRKGQAQLGGWSENKSLRLLNLVYDVTPPDLVDLVITDLGMIPCTSVPVVLRVKNVDQQ encoded by the exons ATGCAGAAGGGCCGCGCTTTCCGTGTGATCGTGGTGGACAGCCGGCCGCGGCTGGAGGGCCGGGAGACGCTGCGCCGGCTGGTGCGCAAGGGCATTCACTGCACCTATGTGATGATCAACGCCATTTCCTACGTGCTGCCTGAG GTGTCCAAAGTGCTGCTAGGAGCCCATGCGCTGCTGGCCAACGGCTCAGTCATGTCCCGGGTGGGGACATCCCAGATCGCGCTGGTCTCCAAGGCTTACAACGTGCCCGTGCTGGTGTGCTGCGAGACCTACAAGTTCTGCGAGCGGGTGCAGACAGACTCCTTTGTCTCCAACGAGCTGG ATGACCCCGACGACCTGATCGTGCTCCGCAAGGGGCAGGCCCAGCTGGGCGGCTGGTCAGAGAACAAGTCCTTGCGCCTCCTCAACCTGGTCTACGACGTGACACCGCCCGACCTGGTGGATCTGGTCATCACAGACCTGGGCATGATCCCCTGCACCTCGGTGCCCGTCGTCCTGCGCGTCAAGAACGTGGATCAGCAGTAG